In Streptomyces sp. NBC_01408, one DNA window encodes the following:
- a CDS encoding Tellurium resistance has translation MGFFDGILGSRAVQFQSGSASSNAIELTKRHPTVSLSKQGAVHGNLRVNLSWRMRTSDISGRSGQSGQLFRHPFKLFKPDMVQAHTQGMVNVDLDMGCLYELTDGTRGAVQPLGNLLGDLNDPPFVKLSGDDRFGSASGETLYVNLDHAEEIKRLLVFVYIYDQTPAFDRTHAMVTLYPVTGPRIEIPLDERHPQARSCAVVSLEKVKGELVVRREVKFVYGFQAELDRLYGWGLQWGRGYKSTKA, from the coding sequence GCGCCTCGTCGAACGCGATCGAGCTGACCAAACGGCATCCGACGGTGTCGCTCAGCAAACAGGGGGCGGTCCACGGCAATCTGCGCGTGAACCTGTCCTGGCGCATGCGCACATCGGACATCAGCGGCCGCTCCGGCCAGAGCGGCCAGCTCTTCCGGCATCCGTTCAAACTGTTCAAGCCCGACATGGTGCAGGCGCACACCCAGGGCATGGTCAACGTCGACCTCGACATGGGCTGTCTGTACGAGCTGACCGACGGCACCCGCGGCGCCGTGCAGCCGCTGGGGAACCTGCTGGGCGACCTCAACGACCCGCCGTTCGTCAAGCTCAGCGGGGACGACCGGTTCGGCTCGGCGTCGGGGGAGACCCTGTACGTCAATCTCGACCACGCGGAGGAGATCAAGCGTCTGCTGGTCTTCGTCTACATCTACGACCAGACCCCGGCCTTCGACCGGACGCACGCCATGGTGACCCTCTACCCGGTCACCGGGCCGCGGATCGAGATCCCGCTGGACGAGCGGCACCCGCAGGCCCGCTCCTGCGCGGTGGTCTCCCTGGAGAAGGTCAAGGGCGAGCTCGTCGTGCGGCGCGAGGTGAAGTTCGTCTACGGGTTCCAGGCCGAGCTGGACCGGCTGTACGGCTGGGGGCTCCAGTGGGGGCGGGGCTACAAGAGCACCAAGGCCTGA